CTCGCCCCCGGAGCGGACCGCCCTCAGCCGGGCCCCCACGGCGTCCGCGCGCTCGCGCAGCCCCCGCAGTCCGTGGCCCTCGTCGGCGTGGCGGTGCGTGGTCGCCACGCCGTCGTTGCGGATGACCACCCGGTCGGCGGTGAGCTCGATCTCGCACCTCCGCGCGGCGCTGTGCCGCACGACGTTGGTGACGCCCTCGCGGATCGTCCAGGCGAACAGCTCGCGCAGGTCGCCCACGACGTCGTCGACCGAGGTCGGCACGAGCGCCTCGATGCCGGCGGCGGCCAGCGTCCCGCGGGCGCGGGCGATCTCGCCGGGCAGGGTGATCTCGCGGTAGCCGTGCACCGCTCGGCGTACGTCGGCCAGCGCGTCGCGGCTGAGCCGCTCGAGGTCCGCGACCTCGGCAGCGGCCCGCGGGTCCCCGCTCTCCAGCAGCCGGCCCGCGAGCTCGGACTTGACCGCGATGACGGTCAGGCTGTGCCCGAGGATGTCGTGCAGGTCGCGGGCGAAGCGGTTGCGCTCCTGGTCGAGCAGCAGCGCCTCGTTCTCCTGCCTCATGCGCACGAGGTCGATGTTGCGCGCCAGGATCTGCTTGACCGCCCAGAGCAGGAACGCCCCGACGAGGGCGAAGACCGGGAAGTCGAGGTCGGCGTCCCACCCGGGCACCGTCACGACGGCGACCACGCCGGCGCCCGAGATCAGCAGGACCAGGGGCACCGCCACACGCGAGGGGAGCACCATCGCGGCGGTCGCGGTGACGAAGATGATCCCGCCGAGCGCGGCCTCCCCCAGCCCGGGGTACTCCAGCAGGTTGAGCACCACGAGCACGCCGACGACGACCAGGCCCTGCCGCAGCGGCAGCTCGGCCTGCAGCAGCTCGTCACGCAGCAGCTTCAGCTGCCAGAAGGCGTAGAGGTAGACCAGCGCGAACAGCGCCACCGCCACCAGCGCCACCACCTCGGCGCTGGTCGAGGGCGGCAGGTGGTCGACGACCGGCTCGAGCAGGAAGACCAGCCAGATCCCGGCGATCCAGATGCCGAACCGTCCGGCGAACCCCTCGGCCGAGCCGTCGAGCGAGCGCAACGGGACACCCTCCGGGCCGCGGTCCGGGTCGGCGCTCACCATGGGGCTCCCCATGGGCCGAGGGTAGTCGGACGGGGCCTCCCCCACTCCCCCTCCGAGCGGGGGTCAGCACCCGGTCCGCCCCGCAGGCCCAGTGTCGGGTGGAGCGGGGGCCACGACCCACGACAGGTGTCACGGGTGGCGGCCGGGAGCGGGCTAACCTCCCGAGCCGGACTGCACGTCCTCGCGCAGGTCGGCCGCCGGGTCGAGGTCGTAGGAGCGGTCGGCGAGCCAGCCCTCGGGCAGGACCACGCGGCGCGGGCTGCCCTGACGGCCGCGCGGCGTGCCCAGCTCACGCACCGGGAACTCCTCGGCCGGGTCGAGGTCGGCGAGCAGCTCGTCGAGCGCGGCGAGCGAGGAGACCAGGGCGAGGCGGTGGCGCAGGTCGCCGCCGGCGGCGAAGCCCTTGAGGTACCACGCCACGTGCTTGCGGAACTCGGTGCAGCCCTTCTCCTCGCCCATCAGGTCGCTGAGCAGCTCGGCGTGCCGCCGCATCACGTCGACGACCTCGCCCAGCCGCGGCAGGGTCTGGGTCTCGCGGCCGGCGAAGGCGTCGGCGAGGTCGCGGAACAGCCAGGGACGCCCCAGGCAGCCGCGGCCCACGACCACACCGGCCGCGCCGGTGTGCTCGAGCATCGCCAGCGCGTCGCGGGCCTCCCACACGTCACCGTTGCCGAGCACGGGGATGTCGACGGCCGCGACCAGCTCGCCGATCGAGTCCCAGTCGGCGCGACCGCTGTAGGCCTGGGCCACCGTGCGCCCGTGCAGCGCGATCGCGGCCGCCCCGGTCTCCTGCGCCACCCGGCCGGCGTCGAGGAACGTCAGGTGGTCCTCGTCGATGCCCTTGCGGGTCTTCATCGTGACCGGCACGGCGTACGGCGCCGCGGCGCCGACCGCCGCGGTGAGGATGCGGGCCAGCAGGTCGGTCTTCCACGGCAGCGCTCCCCCGCCGCCCTTGCGGGTCACCTTGGGCACCGGGCAGCCGAAGTTGAGGTCGACGTGGTGGACGCCGTACTCGTCGCACAGGATGCGGGTCGCCTCGCCGACGTAGGTCGGGTCGGTGCCGTAGAGCTGCACCGAGCGGACCTCCTCGTCCTCGGGGAAGGCGAGCATCGAGCGGGTGACCGCGTCGCCCTCGACCAGGCCGCGGCTGGTGATCATCTCGCAGACGTAGAGCCCCGCCCCCTGCTCGCGGCACAGCTGGCGGTAGGCCGCGTTGGTGATGCCGGCCATCGGGGCGAGCACGACGGGGGTCTCGACGACGAGGTCACCGAGCCGCAGCGGCGGGGCGGCGGTCGCGAGGGTGGTCATGCCCCCATTGTCCCCGTTGTCGCCTCAGCCGAGGAGCGAGGGCTGACCGGGGACCACGAGCCGGTAGAGCCCCGGCACCTCGGACCGCTGCTCGCAGGTGCCGGCGGGGAGCCGGCACACCACCACGCGACCCTCGGTCGGGTCGGGTCCCACCGGGTCGTAGCTCTCGATGCGCTTCCCGGTGCCGACGACGTAGAAGGAGTCGTCGGGGAGCCAGCCGCCGAAGTACTGCGCCCGGTCGGGGAAGTCGACGGGGACGCGCTTGCCGGTCGAGGCGTCGAAGACCTCGGTGCGGTCCGGCGCACTGACGTCGACTGCGAACCGCTGGTCCGGGGAGTAGAGGCCGTACTGCAGGTCGACCGGACCGCTCTCGGGCGAGGCCCCCGCCCGGCGCCCGCGGTAGGCGTCGACGACGACGCTGACCGGCTCCTCCGGGAACTCGCCCCCCGGGTTGCGCTCCGGTGCGGCCTCGACCTCGCCGGTCGCCAGGTCGGCGCGGTAGCGGGTGCCGCTGCCCTCGGCGACGGTCCAGTAGGCGTGGGTGCCGTCCTCGTCGAAGCCGAGGAAGGTCGGGTCGAGCTCCTCGTACCTGTCGCCCAGGTCGTCGCCGAACGAGCCGCCCATGTGGGAGTGGTCGGTCAGGACGGTCTCGCCCGTACGGGCGTCGACGACCACCACCTCGCGGATGCGACCGGCGGGCCGCAACGGCCCGTGCTGGTCGACCCACCCGGCGTACCTCCCGTCGGGCGAGGCCACGACCTGCGTGCCCCGGGTGTTGCCGGGCAGCGCCGTCCACGTCTCGCCGTCGAAGAACCCCCAGGTGGTGAAGGCGTCCCTCGTGCCGTCGTCGGCCAGCTCGACGAAGAAGCCGTAGTCGGTGACGGCGAGCCCGCGGACGCGTCGCGGCAGCGTGAGCTGCTCGTCGCCGTAGTGCAGGGTGCGGCCGTAGGCCCACGCGACCTGCTGGGGGTCGAAGCGAGGCTCCCCCGTGCTCGGCACCGACACGTCGCCGCAGCCGACGAGGAGGCCGGCGGCCAGTGCGAGACCGAGCGGAGGTGCCCCCCAGCGCCTCATGTCAGCCCTTGCCGGCCTTCTTCTTCGGCTTCTTCTTGGGCTTGACCACCGGCTTCTGCACCTGGCCGTGCCACTCGATCGGGTCGAAGGAGGCCAGCGGGCGGTAGCTCACGCCCTCCAGGGAGCCCTTGTTGGGCGAGAGGAACACCAGACAGGTGCGGAAGGTGTCGCCCGGGGCGAACTTGTCGGGCAGCGAGTCGGTCGGGCACTTCTTGAACGCCGAGGTGAACTTCACCGGCGGCAGCAGGGTGTTGGTGCCGCTGATCCCCCACAGCGG
This genomic window from Nocardioides marmoribigeumensis contains:
- the dusB gene encoding tRNA dihydrouridine synthase DusB, whose product is MTTLATAAPPLRLGDLVVETPVVLAPMAGITNAAYRQLCREQGAGLYVCEMITSRGLVEGDAVTRSMLAFPEDEEVRSVQLYGTDPTYVGEATRILCDEYGVHHVDLNFGCPVPKVTRKGGGGALPWKTDLLARILTAAVGAAAPYAVPVTMKTRKGIDEDHLTFLDAGRVAQETGAAAIALHGRTVAQAYSGRADWDSIGELVAAVDIPVLGNGDVWEARDALAMLEHTGAAGVVVGRGCLGRPWLFRDLADAFAGRETQTLPRLGEVVDVMRRHAELLSDLMGEEKGCTEFRKHVAWYLKGFAAGGDLRHRLALVSSLAALDELLADLDPAEEFPVRELGTPRGRQGSPRRVVLPEGWLADRSYDLDPAADLREDVQSGSGG
- a CDS encoding sensor histidine kinase, with product MGSPMVSADPDRGPEGVPLRSLDGSAEGFAGRFGIWIAGIWLVFLLEPVVDHLPPSTSAEVVALVAVALFALVYLYAFWQLKLLRDELLQAELPLRQGLVVVGVLVVLNLLEYPGLGEAALGGIIFVTATAAMVLPSRVAVPLVLLISGAGVVAVVTVPGWDADLDFPVFALVGAFLLWAVKQILARNIDLVRMRQENEALLLDQERNRFARDLHDILGHSLTVIAVKSELAGRLLESGDPRAAAEVADLERLSRDALADVRRAVHGYREITLPGEIARARGTLAAAGIEALVPTSVDDVVGDLRELFAWTIREGVTNVVRHSAARRCEIELTADRVVIRNDGVATTHRHADEGHGLRGLRERADAVGARLRAVRSGGEFILEVGP